The following proteins come from a genomic window of Calditrichota bacterium:
- a CDS encoding geranylgeranylglyceryl/heptaprenylglyceryl phosphate synthase has translation MTTWEKLLAIKEQRGAGYIILIDPDKQSAGESISLAKEAETEGADVIFVGGSLLSMPFFDKLIDELKENVTLPVVIFPGGVQQVSPRADAILFMSLISGRNPDFLIGRHVMSAPVIKATGLETIATGYMLIESGISTSAEFMSNTKPIPRDKTQIAIAHSLAAEFLGMKLLYLEAGSGARMPVPDEMISGVAKVCQSPLIVGGGIKSPDVARQKVAAGASFIVTGNVLEGNRRNGMIAEFAKAIHLK, from the coding sequence ATGACCACGTGGGAGAAGCTGCTGGCGATAAAAGAACAGCGCGGTGCCGGGTACATTATTCTCATCGATCCGGACAAACAATCTGCCGGGGAAAGCATTTCGCTGGCAAAAGAGGCAGAAACTGAAGGCGCCGATGTGATTTTTGTCGGCGGAAGTTTGCTTTCCATGCCATTTTTCGATAAATTAATTGATGAATTGAAAGAAAACGTGACGCTGCCGGTGGTGATTTTCCCCGGCGGCGTGCAACAGGTTTCTCCCCGCGCGGATGCGATTTTGTTCATGTCGCTCATCAGCGGCAGGAATCCGGATTTTCTCATCGGCAGGCACGTCATGTCGGCGCCGGTCATCAAAGCCACGGGACTGGAGACGATTGCTACGGGCTACATGCTAATTGAATCCGGCATCTCGACGTCAGCGGAATTTATGAGCAACACTAAACCCATTCCGCGCGATAAAACGCAGATCGCCATCGCTCACAGTCTGGCGGCGGAATTTTTGGGCATGAAATTACTCTATCTCGAAGCCGGCAGCGGCGCGCGCATGCCCGTGCCGGATGAGATGATTTCCGGCGTGGCAAAAGTATGTCAGTCGCCGTTGATTGTCGGCGGCGGCATTAAATCCCCAGACGTTGCCCGGCAAAAAGTCGCCGCCGGCGCGTCATTTATTGTAACAGGAAATGTTTTGGAAGGAAATCGGCGAAACGGAATGATAGCTGAATTCGCGAAAGCGATTCATTTGAAATAA
- a CDS encoding tyrosine protein phosphatase encodes MKRALVDLHSHILPGVDDGAENWDQSLKMLQNAANEGIRKILATPHILSEPHFREENKIVNIYEELKKRVREQGIKIEIFLACEIMAQPDTSLEHRIATFNDNKKYFLIEFPMNSIPRFVPEKLFEFVTDEKIPIIAHPERNFGFRQRPDFVYDYIQRGNLMQVNEGSLRGRFGKEIQEFAMQMIEHNSVHFVASDGHKVDRRTVTLRECYELVAEEFGKKMANLLFIENPEKAILGEKIEIDEPIPIARQVKKGILRRLKEMRAK; translated from the coding sequence ATGAAACGTGCATTAGTGGACCTCCATTCTCACATCTTGCCCGGCGTTGACGACGGAGCGGAAAACTGGGATCAGTCACTAAAAATGTTGCAAAATGCAGCGAATGAGGGGATCAGGAAAATCCTGGCAACGCCGCATATTTTGAGCGAACCACATTTTCGGGAAGAAAATAAAATTGTCAACATTTACGAAGAATTAAAAAAACGCGTCCGAGAACAGGGCATCAAAATAGAAATTTTTCTCGCCTGCGAAATTATGGCGCAGCCGGACACTTCTCTCGAACACCGCATTGCGACATTCAATGATAACAAAAAATATTTTCTCATCGAATTTCCCATGAACAGCATTCCGCGTTTTGTACCGGAGAAGTTGTTTGAGTTTGTTACGGATGAGAAAATTCCTATTATTGCCCACCCGGAAAGAAATTTTGGTTTTCGGCAGCGGCCTGATTTTGTTTATGATTACATCCAGCGCGGGAATTTGATGCAGGTGAACGAAGGCAGTCTGCGTGGGCGCTTCGGCAAAGAGATTCAGGAATTTGCGATGCAAATGATAGAGCACAATTCAGTCCATTTCGTTGCTTCCGATGGTCACAAAGTTGATCGCCGAACAGTTACTTTGCGCGAGTGTTACGAATTGGTTGCTGAAGAATTTGGCAAAAAAATGGCAAATTTGCTGTTCATCGAAAATCCGGAAAAAGCGATTTTGGGTGAAAAAATAGAAATCGACGAGCCGATCCCCATCGCGCGGCAGGTGAAAAAAGGAATTTTGCGCCGGCTGAAAGAGATGAGGGCAAAATAG
- the rlmB gene encoding 23S rRNA (guanosine(2251)-2'-O)-methyltransferase RlmB, with amino-acid sequence MEIVYGKNPIREALAAKKPLNKIFVLRGKKSPSDMKIIQQARQAKIPVREVDRQKLIELVGHDGHQGFVALTVDVQYSELEDIFSLAEQREEKPLIALLDEIQDPHNLGAIIRSAEALGFHGIVIPKDRSAGLSATVMKTSAGAASHLPIVRVTNLARTMDELKSAGIWIVGADQDAEQTIYAAKFPSSLAVVIGSEGKGLRRLVREKCDFLVRIPLFGKVDSLNASVAAGIIFAEVRKKIEHGFTRI; translated from the coding sequence ATGGAAATTGTTTACGGAAAAAATCCCATCCGCGAGGCGCTGGCGGCAAAAAAGCCGCTCAACAAAATTTTTGTGCTGCGCGGCAAGAAATCGCCTTCGGACATGAAAATTATCCAGCAGGCGCGGCAGGCGAAAATTCCCGTCCGCGAAGTGGATCGGCAGAAATTGATCGAATTGGTCGGTCATGACGGGCATCAGGGATTTGTGGCTTTGACCGTTGATGTTCAATATTCGGAATTAGAAGATATTTTTTCTCTTGCCGAACAGCGGGAAGAAAAACCCCTGATTGCGCTGCTTGACGAAATTCAGGATCCCCACAATCTGGGCGCCATCATTCGCTCCGCCGAAGCGCTCGGATTTCATGGCATCGTTATTCCCAAAGACCGCTCCGCCGGGCTATCCGCCACAGTGATGAAAACCTCTGCCGGCGCCGCGTCTCATTTGCCAATCGTCCGCGTGACCAATTTAGCGCGCACAATGGACGAACTCAAATCTGCAGGAATCTGGATCGTCGGCGCGGATCAGGACGCCGAGCAAACAATTTACGCGGCAAAATTTCCGTCGTCATTAGCCGTGGTCATTGGCAGCGAGGGCAAAGGCTTGCGCCGCCTGGTCAGAGAAAAATGCGATTTTCTGGTGCGCATTCCTTTGTTCGGCAAGGTGGATTCGTTGAATGCGTCTGTTGCTGCCGGGATAATTTTTGCTGAGGTGAGGAAAAAAATAGAACACGGATTCACACGGATTTAG
- the alaS gene encoding alanine--tRNA ligase, whose translation MTSKEIRQSFIDFFKNNGHKFVPSSSVVPFEDPTLLFTNAGMNQFKNIFLGIEKRDYKRAANTQKCIRVSGKHNDLEEVGKDTYHHTFFEMLGNWSFGDYYKKEAIGWAWELLTEVWKLPKDKLYATVFREDDEAEKLWRQVTDIDPTHIARYDEKDNFWEMGEVGPCGPCSEIHIDLGPDACDKKHVEGHVCAVNGGCARYIELWNLVFIQYNRENDGSLVELPSKHVDTGMGFERIVAVMQKVRSNYDTDLFTPIIEKIAEFSGKAYHDGSDGMAHRVIADHVRALTFAIGDGALPSNEGRGYVLRRILRRAARYARTLDLREPVIYRLVPTVVDIMGDAFPEIKEKHQYISMVIKSEEESFGHTLDRGIDLFEKLVAEYNKKDVKQISGEDAFRLYDTFGFPLDLTRLMAEEKNMTIDEAGFEREMEKQRERARKAGKWDYGLDVNWDDWTKLGDGKDSEFVGYKKLESDANIRLFKQEMNYVYLVLDKTPFYAESGGQVGDVGEIQGDGFVLAVENTVKQGDKIVHIAKGEFPDSVKNPIVLAKVKRNQRMSTARNHTATHLLQAALRKVLGNHVNQSGSLVTPFRLRFDLTHFERISQEQLSVIEKIVNDKILENMSVEVFHKSFDEAKKMGATALFGEKYGDQVRVVKIDDFSMELCGGTHVTNTGQIGSFRIVSESSVAAGIRRIEAVTGEEAYLQMVKEREILREMSDLLNAPENELTGKISAVLEEKKQLEKELQKSRMQSSTQSIDNWVENAKQVDGFKLVVNSVRPSSVDELKQMGDVLRSKMKTGVGVLGAVVNDKVNFLCVITDDLIKNKNLKAGDIVKKVASIAGGSGGGRPHMALAGAKHVDKLNDALAEVEKIVRDQVEKG comes from the coding sequence ATGACATCGAAAGAAATCAGACAATCGTTTATTGATTTTTTTAAAAATAATGGTCATAAATTCGTACCGAGCTCGTCGGTTGTTCCCTTTGAAGACCCGACGCTGCTTTTTACCAACGCCGGCATGAATCAATTCAAAAATATTTTTCTGGGCATTGAAAAACGCGATTACAAACGCGCGGCAAATACGCAAAAATGTATTCGCGTCAGCGGCAAACACAACGATCTCGAAGAAGTGGGAAAGGACACTTACCACCACACTTTTTTCGAAATGCTGGGCAACTGGTCGTTTGGCGATTATTATAAAAAGGAAGCCATTGGCTGGGCGTGGGAGTTGTTGACGGAGGTCTGGAAATTACCGAAGGATAAACTCTACGCCACGGTTTTTCGTGAAGACGATGAAGCCGAAAAATTGTGGCGGCAGGTGACGGACATTGATCCGACGCACATTGCCCGATATGATGAAAAGGACAATTTCTGGGAAATGGGAGAAGTCGGCCCTTGCGGCCCTTGCTCGGAAATTCACATTGATCTGGGGCCCGACGCCTGCGATAAAAAGCACGTCGAAGGTCATGTGTGCGCTGTAAATGGCGGCTGCGCTCGTTACATCGAATTGTGGAATTTGGTGTTCATCCAGTACAATCGGGAAAACGACGGCTCGTTGGTTGAACTTCCTTCCAAGCATGTCGATACCGGAATGGGATTCGAGCGTATTGTGGCTGTTATGCAGAAGGTGCGTTCGAATTATGACACGGATTTATTCACGCCCATCATCGAAAAGATTGCTGAATTTTCCGGCAAAGCCTACCACGACGGAAGTGACGGCATGGCGCACCGCGTCATTGCGGATCACGTTCGCGCGTTGACTTTCGCCATTGGCGACGGCGCTCTGCCGTCTAACGAGGGGCGCGGCTACGTGCTGCGGAGAATTTTGCGGCGTGCGGCTCGTTACGCGAGAACGCTTGATTTGCGTGAGCCGGTCATTTACCGTCTGGTTCCGACGGTGGTGGATATCATGGGCGATGCTTTTCCGGAAATTAAAGAAAAACACCAATACATTTCCATGGTCATCAAGTCGGAAGAAGAATCCTTCGGCCACACTTTGGATCGGGGCATTGATTTGTTTGAAAAATTAGTCGCGGAATACAATAAAAAAGACGTGAAACAAATTTCCGGAGAGGACGCCTTTCGCTTGTATGATACGTTTGGTTTCCCCCTGGACTTGACGCGGCTGATGGCGGAAGAAAAAAATATGACCATCGACGAAGCCGGGTTCGAGCGGGAAATGGAAAAACAGCGCGAGCGCGCCCGAAAAGCCGGGAAATGGGATTATGGTCTGGACGTGAATTGGGACGACTGGACAAAACTCGGCGATGGCAAAGATTCTGAGTTCGTCGGTTACAAGAAATTGGAAAGCGACGCTAACATTCGTCTGTTCAAACAGGAAATGAATTACGTCTATTTGGTTTTGGACAAAACGCCGTTTTATGCCGAATCAGGCGGCCAGGTCGGAGATGTCGGCGAAATTCAGGGCGATGGTTTTGTGCTTGCTGTGGAAAACACTGTGAAGCAAGGCGATAAAATTGTTCACATCGCCAAAGGGGAATTTCCTGATTCCGTAAAAAATCCGATTGTGCTTGCCAAGGTGAAACGGAATCAACGAATGAGCACGGCGCGAAATCACACGGCGACGCATTTGCTGCAAGCGGCACTGCGCAAGGTGCTCGGAAATCATGTGAATCAGTCCGGCTCGCTGGTGACGCCTTTCAGACTGCGATTTGATTTGACGCATTTCGAGCGCATTTCACAGGAGCAGTTGAGCGTTATCGAGAAAATAGTCAATGATAAAATTCTGGAAAATATGTCTGTGGAAGTGTTTCACAAATCATTTGATGAAGCGAAAAAAATGGGCGCTACTGCCTTGTTCGGCGAGAAATACGGCGATCAGGTGCGCGTAGTCAAAATCGATGATTTCAGCATGGAACTCTGCGGCGGCACCCACGTAACGAACACCGGACAAATCGGCTCGTTCAGAATTGTTTCCGAGTCCAGCGTAGCAGCGGGCATTCGCAGAATCGAGGCGGTGACCGGCGAAGAGGCTTATTTGCAAATGGTCAAGGAGCGCGAAATTCTTCGAGAAATGTCCGATTTGCTCAACGCGCCGGAAAATGAATTGACAGGAAAAATCTCGGCAGTGCTCGAAGAGAAGAAGCAACTGGAAAAAGAGTTACAAAAATCTCGCATGCAATCGTCGACGCAGTCAATCGACAACTGGGTGGAGAATGCGAAGCAGGTCGATGGCTTCAAGCTGGTTGTCAACTCTGTCCGTCCGAGTTCAGTGGATGAATTAAAACAAATGGGCGACGTCTTGCGCTCGAAAATGAAAACCGGCGTTGGCGTGCTCGGCGCTGTGGTGAATGATAAAGTGAATTTTTTGTGCGTGATCACTGACGATTTGATTAAAAATAAAAATCTAAAGGCCGGAGACATTGTGAAAAAAGTCGCTTCCATTGCCGGGGGCAGCGGCGGCGGCAGGCCTCACATGGCATTGGCTGGCGCGAAACACGTCGATAAGCTCAACGATGCGCTGGCTGAAGTGGAGAAAATTGTACGCGACCAGGTTGAAAAGGGATAG